The following is a genomic window from Desulfitobacterium chlororespirans DSM 11544.
CAGTTTGCGGTGACAACATCCTATCATTTTTTATTTGTGCCGCTGACTCTGGGGCTATCCGTCCTCGTTGCCCTCATGGAAACTTGGTACGTCAGGACGGGGGATGAAACCTATAAGAAAATGGCCAAGTTCTGGGGTAAGCTCTTTCTCATTAACTTCGCCATGGGAGTCGTGACAGGGTTAGTCCAGGAATTCCAATTTGGGATGAATTGGTCTGAGTATTCCCGGTTCATGGGGGATATCTTTGGAGCACCCTTGGCGATTGAAGCACTTTTAGCGTTTTTTATTGAATCGACGTTTTTAGGGGTTTGGATTTTTGGTTGGGATAAATTATCCAAGAAAGTCCACTGTATGAGCATTTGGCTTGTAGCTATTGCCAGCAATCTATCGGCTTTATGGATTTTAATCGCCAATTCTTTTATGCAGGAACCTGTGGGTTATGTCCTACGCAATGGCCGTGCAGAAATGGTGGATTTTTTGGCCGTAGTGACCAATCAGCACGTTTTTTATCAATTTCCGCACACTGTGCTGAGCGGATTTACTACGGGGGCCTTCTTTGTCTTAGGAATCAGTGCTTATCATCTCGCCAAGAAAAAGCATGTGGATGTTTTCATGCGGTCGGCAAAATTTGCTTTGATTTTCGGCATCATTAGTATTTTTGGTGTCCTGGGCATCGGCCATGCTCAAGGCATGCATTTGGTTGAATCCCAACCTATGAAGATGGCTGCCGCTGAGGCCCATTGGGAAACAGAGAGCCCTGCCGGATTCAATGTGTTTGCTATTGTCGATAAAGAAAACAATACCAACAGTTTTGAGATTAAAGTTCCTGGTGTATTGAGTTTTATGTCCTATGGAACCTTTGATGCTGAGGTCAAAGGGATGAATGAATTACAAGCTGAAGCTGTCCAAAAGTACGGCGAGGGAAATTATATTCCCCCGGTTACCTCCTTGTTCTGGTCTTTCCGGATTATGGTGGGTGTCGGCAGTTTATTGGTCCTGATCGCTTTGCTGGGGGCTTTCCTATATAAGACGAAGCGTTTCGAAAATACGATGTGGTTCTTAAAGCTTCTTCCCTGGATGATTCCATTGCCCTATATAGCCAACTTGACGGGGTGGTTCCTGGCAGAACAAGGCCGTCAGCCCTGGATTGTTTATGGTCTGCAGAAGACGGCGGATGGACTTTCCACTTCTGTACCCGCTGCCTATATCTGGACCAGCCTGATTGGCTTTACTCTGCTTTATGGTATTTTAGCCATTGTTGATGTGTACCTCATTCTGAAGTTCGTCAAGCGTGGACCTGTTGAGGCTGAGGATGAAGATTCCTCAACTGATGTAGCGAAGGGGGCATCATTATGGACTTAAATATTCTGTGGTTTATCCTGATTTCCGTACTCTTCATCGGTTTCTTTTTCTTGGAAGGCTTTGACTATGGGGTAGGGATTCTTCTCCCCTTCATGGGTAAAAACGATACCGAGCGCCGCATCGTGATCAATACCATCGGGCCGGTTTGGGATGGCAATGAAGTATGGCTGATTACCGCGGGCGGTGCTATCTTTGCCGCATTCCCCAACTGGTATGCCACTCTCTTCAGCGGTTTCTATTTAGCTCTTTTCTTTATCCTGGTGGCTTTGATCGTACGCGGCGTAGCTTTTGAATTCCGCAGCAGTGATCGCTCTCCGCGCTGGCGCTCCGCTTGGGATGGAGGAATTTTCGTCGGCAGCTTGCTTAGTGCCATTCTCTGGGGTGTGGCAGTTACCAATATCTTGCGGGGTGTGCCTATCAATGGGGAGATGCAGTATGTGGGGACCTTCTTTGACCTCTTATCACCTTACACACTCCTTGGCGGAGTCACTACTCTCCTTCTATTCACCGTACATGGCGCCCTCTATCTGACCTTAAAGACGGAAGGTGAAATGGTTCGGCGGGCTTGGGGCATAGCTAAAGCAGTAAGCGTTGCAGCTCTTGTAGTTCTTGTCCTTCTCGCGGCTATGACCTATTTCCAAACTGATCTTTTCTTAAGCACTCCGGCCACCCTGGGAATTCTGGTCTGTGCCCTGGCCATGATTCTGACCGTGCTGTTCACTTACAAGAAAGCCGCTGGCAAGGCATTTATAGCCAGCAGCCTGACTATTGCATCTTTGGTGCTCTCCGTGTTCTTAGGACTTTTCCCACGGGTTATGGTGTCCAGCCTGAATCCTGAATGGAGCCTGAATATTTATAGTGCTTCATCCAGCCCCTACACCTTAAAGATCATGACGATAGTCGCTTTGACTTTAGTGCCGATTGTTTTGGCTTATCAGATCTGGACCTACTGGGTATTCCGCAAACGGGTCACAGCGAAGGATGTTCATTATTAAGCAGGAAATCAATAATAATTGCTGAAAAGTTATCAATCATGTAAACTAAGGATAAGATATTTAATTTTAGGGGGATGGGGCAAGTGATTCTTGCCCCTTTTTAAATTATGCTTGATAAGCGTTTGATGCGGGAAGGCAAACATGTTAAAAGATACCTTTCAGGAACCATAGCCCTTGGCGTAGGAATAGCTGTGCTGGCGATTATTCAGGCCTGGCTGCTCTCCCAGGTGATTGCCCAAGTCTTTCTGGAAGACGCACCTCTTGGGCAAGTGGAAGGATATCTTCTGGCTATTTTGGGTGTCATCGGAGTACGCGGAATTTTTCAGTATTGCAGTGAAGTAACTGCCCGTGAGGCGGCCATCCGGGTAAAGGAAAGGGTAAGGGTGCAGTTTCTGCATAAGATCCTTGCGCTGGGGCCCGTGTATGCCCGGGGTGAGCGGGGAGGGGAGCTGCTCAACACAGCCGTAGAGGGAATTGAAGCCTTGGATGATTATTTTGCCCGCTATGTCCCTCAACTCATTTTAGCTGTTTTAGTACCAGTGCTTACGTTTGCTTTTCTCCTGCCTAAGGATTTTCAATCTGCTCTTGTCTTAATCATAACCGGCCCCCTCATTCCTTTCTTCATGATCCTGATTGGCAAACTTGCTGAGAAAAAGTCTTTACGGCAATGGCAAAGCTTAAGCCGTATGAGCGCCCATTTTCTTGATATGCTTCAAGGCTTAACCACCCTGAAGCTGTTCGGGCGGAGTAAGGACCAGGCTACAGTGATCGGCCGGGTCAGCGAGGCCTTTCGGAAGAATACCATGAGCGTCATGAAAGTAGCTTTTTTATCGGCTTTTGTCCTGGAGTTTATGGGTATGATCAGCACCGCAGTCATTGCCGTAACCTTGGGTCTTCGTTTGATTAATGGCACGGTTCCTTATGCTGAGGCGCTTTTCATTCTGATCTTAGCTCCGGAGTTTTATTTGCCCTTAAGAACCCTTGGTTTGTCTTTTCATGCGCGACTCTCCGGGAGCAATGCTGCCCAGCGTATTTTCGAAGTCTTAGAGATAGAGAACCAACTGGAATCTGAGTTGAATGCGGCTGGATTGGGCAGAGAGGCAAAGGAGCCCGGTCATTTGTTCAGGGGAGATCGAGGTGCGCCTTGGCTGGCATTTAAACAGGTGGATCTGTGCTATGAGCAAGAGGGGGAAAGGGTTTTAAAGGATATTAACTTTACCCTCCGCCTTGGTGAACGGGTGGCTCTAATTGGACCCAGTGGCGCGGGCAAAAGCTCAATTCTGCAGATTCTGCTTAGGTTTGTAGAACCGACACAGGGAAAGATACTGATTAATGATACAGTATTAACCAGGATCCCGCCGGCAACTTGGCGGGAGATGATTTCTTACGTTCCCCAGAAAACTTATCTCTTTGCCGGGTCGATTATGGAGAATATTCGCTTCGGTAACCCTGAGGCAGCTTTAGCAGACGTGGTAAAGGCTGCACAACTGGCCATGGCCCATGAGTTTATCACCGAACTTCCCCAAGGCTATGATACCCTTGTGGGCGAGGGAGGGGCTCGCTTAAGCGGAGGGCAGGCGCAACGCATAGCCATTAGCCGGGCCTTTCTTAAGGATGCACCTCTGTTGCTGTTGGACGAAGTGACCAGCGGCTTGGATAACGAAAATGAAAAGGATTTGCTGATAGCCTTGGAGGGCCTTTGTCAGGGCAGGACTGTAATTTTTACTACCCATCGCATGAGGACGACGATTCAGGCGGATCGGATCCTGGTACTTGATAAGGGGAGGATTATTGAGGAGGGCTCTCCACGGACCTTACTCAATAATCAAGGACTATATACCCATTTCGTAAGCACCTATGGGAGGGATGAGGAATGAAAAATCTGGGGTGGATTATCAAAGAAATGCTTCCTCTCTGGCCCAGGGTGTGTTTGGCTTTGCTGTTAAGTGCCCTGACCGTTACCAGCCACATCGGTTTGATGGCGACTTCTTCCTACCTGCTGGCTCGGGCAGCCTTGCAGCCCCCGATTATGGATTTGATGATCACGATTGTGGGGGTTCGTTTCTTTGGGATTTCCCGGGCGGTTTTCCGCTATTTTGAACGCCTGGTTTCCCATGATGTTACCTTTCGGGTGTTAAGCCGTCTGCGGATGATTGTTTATGAGGGGATTGAACCATTAGCTCCTGCCCGGCTTAAAGAGTTGCGCAGCGGGGATTTGCTCAGCCGCATTGTGGGGGATGTGGAAGTACAGCAAAATCTGTTTTTGCGGGTCCTGGCTCCTCCTCTTGTGGCCGTGCTGGTTTTGCTCGGCTATGGAGGTTTTCTTGCTTATTTTAATCAAGGATTCACTATGATCCTGGCGGCTTTTTTTCTGGCTGCAGGCGTTGTTCTTCCTTTGCTTGTCCGGGCTTTAGGAAAGGGTATCGGCCAGATGAAAATTCAGGCCAAAGCCAAGATGTATACCTTTATTTTGGATAGTTTGCAGGGAATGCCGGAAATGCTGGCCTTTGGACAGACCGAAGCTGTGTTGCAGCGGATTCAAGAAGCCCAAAATGAACTCAGTCACTCTGAACGAAGAATGGCTAAGGTAACAGGAACAGCAAATGCCCTGATGGGGATGAGCACTCATTTAGGAATGCTGGCTGTCCTGGTTCTGGGAATAATTCTCGTAGAGGGAGGACAGCTTGACGGGGTTTTATTGGGTATGTTGGCTTTAGGGGTACTGAGTAGTTTCGAGGCTGTAGCGACCCTGCCGGCCGGCCAGCCTTATTTGGAGGAAAATGAGGCGGCGGGAAGGCGCCTTAAGCATTTAATCGATGAAGGACATCAGCTTCTGGAGAAGGAGAAAGGCGGGCTGGATGCCCCCGGCTTCAATGATGGAGCGGAGGAAAAGTGGAGCTTTCAAAATCGTGAACCTGAGCTTGCCTTTGAGAATGTGCGTTTTCGCTATGAGCCGGACGGCCCCTGGGTATTGGATAACATTTCTGTTAAGATACCAAGCGGCAGACGGATTGGTATCGTGGGTCAAAGCGGAGCGGGGAAGAGCACCCTTGTTAATCTATTGGTTCGATTTTGGGAACCCTCTGCCGGGGAAATCCGCTTGGGCGGAGTAAACATCAAAGAATTAACTCCTCAGGTTGTTCGGGAAAACATGGGTATAGTTGCTCAAAAACCTTATCTTTTTCATGCTACAGTCAAAGAAAATCTCTTATTGGCCAAGCTGGAAGCGACTAACGAAGAGTTATACGAAGCAGCTCGCAGAGCAAGAATTCATGATTTTATTCTTTCTCTTCCTCAGGGATATGATTGCTTAATCGGTGAAGAGGGGATGAAGCTTTCCGGTGGGCAGCAGCAGCGTCTGGCCATTGCCCGCGTCTTACTTAAAGATGCTCCTATCCTTATTTTTGATGAAGCGACCAGTGGACTGGACCCGGTTACGGAACGGGAGCTTAAAGAAGAACTATTTGCTTTGACCGAGGATAGGACACTCATCGTGATTACTCATCATCTTGAACTTGTTAAAGATATGGATGAAATACTGTTGTTGGAGAAGGGAAGAATTCTTGAGCAGGGGAAACACGAAGAGTTGATGAGAAAAGAAGGTCAGTACCGGCGTCTATGGGAAAATGGCAGCTAATTTTAATTATTTGTTAGCGGATGCTATCCCTTTTGGTTAATTCCGTTTTTTAACTCCATTGTGATAATTGTGAAACTGAATAGAAACAGAAAGTTGTGCTTTTTAGTATTGTTCATAAGGAGAGTTGTGTTGTAACATAGAGGTAAACAAACTTTTTCTGTTTTGAGCTCTCTTTCGTGGTGCGAAAGCTGAGCGAGCTATTAAAAAAAAGCTGCTTTGTCTGCCGAAAAATTTAAGGAGGAAAAATGGAACACTCTTTAGGAACATTATTACCATTATATTCAGTCATTCCTTTTGTCGGTATGTTGTTGTCCATAGCCCTCGGACCTGTTCTGTTCCCTAAGCTCTGGCATCATCACTTTGGGAAGGTATCGGCTGCCTGGGCAGCATTGCTTGCGGTTCCGTTGATCGTAGTTTATGGAAAACAAGGTGTTGATGAGTTGCTCCATTTGCTTATCGCTGATTACATCCCCTTTATTGTTCTCATCGGCTCTTTATTTACAGTGGGCGGTGGAATTTTAGTTCGTACATCCCTCAAGGGGACCACTTGGGTCAATGCAGGTTTCCTGACAATCGGAGCTATTGTTGCTTCATGGATGGGGACTACAG
Proteins encoded in this region:
- a CDS encoding cytochrome ubiquinol oxidase subunit I translates to MTELILSRLQFAVTTSYHFLFVPLTLGLSVLVALMETWYVRTGDETYKKMAKFWGKLFLINFAMGVVTGLVQEFQFGMNWSEYSRFMGDIFGAPLAIEALLAFFIESTFLGVWIFGWDKLSKKVHCMSIWLVAIASNLSALWILIANSFMQEPVGYVLRNGRAEMVDFLAVVTNQHVFYQFPHTVLSGFTTGAFFVLGISAYHLAKKKHVDVFMRSAKFALIFGIISIFGVLGIGHAQGMHLVESQPMKMAAAEAHWETESPAGFNVFAIVDKENNTNSFEIKVPGVLSFMSYGTFDAEVKGMNELQAEAVQKYGEGNYIPPVTSLFWSFRIMVGVGSLLVLIALLGAFLYKTKRFENTMWFLKLLPWMIPLPYIANLTGWFLAEQGRQPWIVYGLQKTADGLSTSVPAAYIWTSLIGFTLLYGILAIVDVYLILKFVKRGPVEAEDEDSSTDVAKGASLWT
- the cydB gene encoding cytochrome d ubiquinol oxidase subunit II, producing MDLNILWFILISVLFIGFFFLEGFDYGVGILLPFMGKNDTERRIVINTIGPVWDGNEVWLITAGGAIFAAFPNWYATLFSGFYLALFFILVALIVRGVAFEFRSSDRSPRWRSAWDGGIFVGSLLSAILWGVAVTNILRGVPINGEMQYVGTFFDLLSPYTLLGGVTTLLLFTVHGALYLTLKTEGEMVRRAWGIAKAVSVAALVVLVLLAAMTYFQTDLFLSTPATLGILVCALAMILTVLFTYKKAAGKAFIASSLTIASLVLSVFLGLFPRVMVSSLNPEWSLNIYSASSSPYTLKIMTIVALTLVPIVLAYQIWTYWVFRKRVTAKDVHY
- the cydD gene encoding thiol reductant ABC exporter subunit CydD; translation: MLDKRLMREGKHVKRYLSGTIALGVGIAVLAIIQAWLLSQVIAQVFLEDAPLGQVEGYLLAILGVIGVRGIFQYCSEVTAREAAIRVKERVRVQFLHKILALGPVYARGERGGELLNTAVEGIEALDDYFARYVPQLILAVLVPVLTFAFLLPKDFQSALVLIITGPLIPFFMILIGKLAEKKSLRQWQSLSRMSAHFLDMLQGLTTLKLFGRSKDQATVIGRVSEAFRKNTMSVMKVAFLSAFVLEFMGMISTAVIAVTLGLRLINGTVPYAEALFILILAPEFYLPLRTLGLSFHARLSGSNAAQRIFEVLEIENQLESELNAAGLGREAKEPGHLFRGDRGAPWLAFKQVDLCYEQEGERVLKDINFTLRLGERVALIGPSGAGKSSILQILLRFVEPTQGKILINDTVLTRIPPATWREMISYVPQKTYLFAGSIMENIRFGNPEAALADVVKAAQLAMAHEFITELPQGYDTLVGEGGARLSGGQAQRIAISRAFLKDAPLLLLDEVTSGLDNENEKDLLIALEGLCQGRTVIFTTHRMRTTIQADRILVLDKGRIIEEGSPRTLLNNQGLYTHFVSTYGRDEE
- the cydC gene encoding thiol reductant ABC exporter subunit CydC — its product is MKNLGWIIKEMLPLWPRVCLALLLSALTVTSHIGLMATSSYLLARAALQPPIMDLMITIVGVRFFGISRAVFRYFERLVSHDVTFRVLSRLRMIVYEGIEPLAPARLKELRSGDLLSRIVGDVEVQQNLFLRVLAPPLVAVLVLLGYGGFLAYFNQGFTMILAAFFLAAGVVLPLLVRALGKGIGQMKIQAKAKMYTFILDSLQGMPEMLAFGQTEAVLQRIQEAQNELSHSERRMAKVTGTANALMGMSTHLGMLAVLVLGIILVEGGQLDGVLLGMLALGVLSSFEAVATLPAGQPYLEENEAAGRRLKHLIDEGHQLLEKEKGGLDAPGFNDGAEEKWSFQNREPELAFENVRFRYEPDGPWVLDNISVKIPSGRRIGIVGQSGAGKSTLVNLLVRFWEPSAGEIRLGGVNIKELTPQVVRENMGIVAQKPYLFHATVKENLLLAKLEATNEELYEAARRARIHDFILSLPQGYDCLIGEEGMKLSGGQQQRLAIARVLLKDAPILIFDEATSGLDPVTERELKEELFALTEDRTLIVITHHLELVKDMDEILLLEKGRILEQGKHEELMRKEGQYRRLWENGS